In the genome of Paralichthys olivaceus isolate ysfri-2021 chromosome 10, ASM2471397v2, whole genome shotgun sequence, the window TTTCCACGGTCACGGTGCTCATTGTTCTCCTGCTGTTTGGTCACTGTAACCGCACATCATCGCGTCGTTTCTTACTCATTATTTGTCTCATCCGTTGCCGTGCTGCAAgtttacatttctgtcattttcctttttcattttgatttgattttgagtGTAAACGCACCCCCGCTCCTTGGCATGCGACTCCTGGGCTGATGACCTCACAGCACCCCCGCTGCGCGTGAGGTCATGGGTGCAGAGTCTCTGGCCGATGACCTCATGTTCAGAGCTTGAGATTTTCGtcaaagggaaggaaggagggagggagggagggagggagggagggagggagggagggggagatgtTGCTGGCTGATGGGAGGACAGGGAGGAGTATCGGGGTGTGCTTCGGGGAGAGTGAGGCGCCCCACAGGAACAGAGGAGGGGCAGGGTCAGCGGGTGAAAGGGAGGTGAGATaatagttaataataataataacgctCTAATCCAGTCCAGCTGCAAGAGGGTGCTGAGCAGAGCTgggagttcagtgtgtgtgtgtgtgtgtgtgtgtgtgtgtgtgtgtgtgtgtgtgtgtgtgtgtgtgtgtgtgtgtgtgtgtgtgtgtgtgtgtgtgtgtgtgtgtgtgtgtgtgtgtgtgtgtgtgtgtgtgtgtgttacagtgggGGCCTGATAAAGTCTTGCTTGAATCTCCTGCCCACACGCTGCAGCTTTCTCTTTCTTAGTTCTGCCTCAGTATCTTTTACTGTGATCCAATGCTTCATATGTCTTGATATTTCCACATCCAGCTGATCatatgtcgtgtgtgtgtgtgtgtgtgtgagagagggagagagtggttTCCTCAGTTGGAGGCAGGGTGCGGCGGTTTGGAGcgctgctttgtgtttgtgttagtggTTTGGTATGACTCGCTTTAggatgtggtgtgtgtttttttggggAGTTTAAGAGTCACGGGACGAGCGTTGATCACTGGTGGCAGCATTCgactgctgtgcatgtgtgtgtgagaagacgTGTGTACATGTGCTCGTCACTCTCTGGGTCACTGGAGTTTTCCCACAATCTTGTCGGCTATGAATTCCAGTGTGGGTCTTTTCCAGTAATAAAATTCCAACTCGCTCCAGCAGCTGTTCATGGGAAGGAGCTTGTGGCCAGAGAGGATTCAGGGTTTTTTGTCCTTTCCTCAGTGATGTGGCAGCAGGTTTGGACAGGAATGCAGTCGGCAGTGAATCATTATCGATGCCACTTGGcgttctctctctgcagagaagTGACCTCACGCTGACTCATCGTCCTTTATCTCCCCTCGGTCTGAAGGTTAAGCGCTGACAGTGCGGCCTGTTCCGGGCTGTACCTGCACACGGTTCAAAATGATGCAGTGCCATTTAATTAACGGACAGATTTGTTCAGACAGGTTTCACTGGCTGTCATCATGGTTCAAAGTCATTATGACCATTCAGAGATTCCTGATGTGTTCCGAATGTGGGTGATGGACAAAACCCACTGAATAGTTTATCTGAAGCTGATCTGACCTTCAGCTATTAGAGTTAGACAGAAGTTGATAACGTCATCATCAATAATTgtcaaatgtcttttttaacatatttatttgtcttaaaTCAAGtatcaacatttttttactCCCTATATTGGtattgaaaatgtttgtatAGAACTAGCCCCAAAAACCGTAACGGGTCGGGCTCCAACCtacacaaaaaagaaatctcatATAAAGTggatttttcctcttctttgtctctgcagtcgTCTCCTCTGTGCGTGGCAGCCATCCATGCAGGCGTGGTGTCCAACGCTGTGGGAGGGACGATCAGTGTGGTCAGCAGCAAAGGCATCCCTCACTATGAGGGCACACTGGCAAACAATGTCACTTCCACTGGGTAAGAACTTCCGCTCACACAAAAACCGGCCTCACTTCATAAttaatcatgtttattttaaattaaacagaaTGTGAATCTAATTCTTCATCGATGAGGCAAACtggtaaaaataatattaaataaagtttcagCAGATAAACTTTGAGGGAGTTGTAATATTGGTAATATAATACACAACAATTTTCAATCCCGATCCTCTAATCTGACATTTCTCTCCTCAGAGGAACTTTGTCAAACAGCCTCTTCACCTTCAGGACCAATGGTGAGTTTTTCTATAAAGTGCCATTATGAGGTAGAATGTCTTTGCTGGGAGACGTCCTGTAAATGTCCGGACCGCGAGCAGGGATcttaaaaacatcacattaacACCTCCTACATTCTCTTGTATTGTCATCCATGATGGGCTCTGTGTTCGCAGGCTGCTATGGGACGCTGGGTTTAGAGTCTGGCGGCGTCGCAGACACTCAGCTCCTGGCTTCATCTGTGTGGGAGTGGGTCGATGGCGAGTGGGCGGCGACGGGGGCACGCCTCAAAAGGGCGGGGCTACCGTGGGGGCCTGCTCACAGCGACCAGCATCAGTGGCTTCAGGTCGACCtcaagaaggagaagagaatcACAGGTACACAACTACTGGCACACAACTATCACACCTCTTTGTTGAATGTGTAGGTTTTTAGCTGTGGCTGATGAAGACATCTTAGGAATGATTGAAGTATCGTCTAATATGTTGGTTTTGGAATTTCTTTACTCCCTCATTGTATTGGCACCTAGAAATATTGAGTTGGTCAATGATAATTTTCACTTTTATACAAGACAACAAATACAACTGTGGGATTTTAACTTACACAACTTTCTTatgccttaaaaaaaaagaaatttaagGAGACTATATATtgcatctatttattttattcagccTGGATgtctcatacaaacacaaataaatagttTTACCTGAGCCAAAAAGTGGCAGCACAAGAAATTGCACAAGAAATTGTGCAATTTCAACACAATTATATTCCtcatgaaaccttattaaataTGATGCTCGAGCATGTTTTATATGAAGGCAGCATGTGCAGAGGATTTACACACACTACTTCATCACAGTGGATATTAAATACACCTCAGCCTCAGTCTTGTTTAAGTCGTCAACTCAGCCGCTCATCATCTTTTGTCTCCGCGTGTGTCCGAGCAGGCATCACCACCACAGGCTCCACCCTGAGAGAGTATCCGTACCATGTGTCTGCGTATCGGGTCCTGTTCAGTAATAATGTCCAGCAGTGGTCCATCTACAGGGAAGCAAACTCCACACAAGACAAGgtaaaacaatcacaaaatcAATAAACCATGCTTGCTCAACAATTACGTCATTGGCTTTtatgcttcttctttttttcctcctcttctttaaaTTACTGCAAATGGACAGGAATGTCACTTTAGAAGGCCAAGGGACCCGTACCTCGACTGTTTCCATAGCAACTGGTATTGACTAAGAGATGTTTGTGGCAGGAAATGCGAACAGTCAGTGGTTTGAGTTAAGTGCTGTGGTAGACAAGTCAAGGCTCTCGGGCATTAATAATGAATGGATATGGATTGAGTGGCCGGGTTGTTAGGCTGGAACTGCTGCTGTCTACAAGTTGCCGGGATTCTCACCGCCTCTTATTGGGTGAAGTGAAATACTTATGAGCTCGGCAAGTTGAAAAATAATCAGCTTATGGCTTTTAGTGCATTGGTTCACAGTCTGAAACAAGAATTTCTCTGATACACgtctttttccttctaatttacTACTATTCTTAAAATTGGGGCTTTAATCTCTGGCTCAATAAACACAGTTTGTTTCTTACTTCATGGCAGATTTTCCAAGGAAATATAAACTACCTGCACGAGGTGAGGAACAACTTCATTCCTCCCATCGAGGCTCGGTTTGTGAGGATAAATCCAACGTTATGGCACCAGAGAATCGCACTAAAGCTGGAGCTGGTTGGCTGCCAAATCCTTCCAGGTAAACATCGTTGGTTAATCAGCTGATAAAGGTTAGATCCACACCGATACATTTTCATTAACAGAATTTTAAAGTAACCCACTGACCTTTTTTATGATGATAGATGAAAGAGTTTTCTAACTTTAAACGGAGCCAATCATGTTTTTTCCTCAGTTTTAAGCGCCTGAAAACTCCAGAGGAGTAAAGACGCAACACAATAAAACGGAGCCGGTGATTTGACCCTTTGAAAATGGAGTGTGGATGAAGCCGAACAAAAATAACAGGAGTTTTATTATCCAAGATTATTAGATGCAATTTCTTTAAGCAGGGAGGGTGAAACCCAGGACGTTCCCCACATCTCGTCATACCCCCCCTCATGCGGGAACAAAACGCCCCCCTGACCTTGGCCAAACCACACACACCCCAGACATAAGGAACACCACTATGCCTCCACACAACAGCCAAGGTGCGTCAGACTTAAAATACACAAGCTTGTTCTGGATCTCCAGGAGAGACGGTTGTTCTGGGATGTTTATTGTCGTATCTTTGCTGTCAGATGTGGCGCTGGCTACAGTTCTGGTTCCTGTGTTGGTCATAGTTCTGAGTGCTCTCATCGTGACTGTGGTTTGTGCTTGGCACTGGAGGAACAGGTATGAACTCTTATCATTATAACGTGTAAAATGAAAACGTCTGTTTTTGCCTCCATTAGTAATTTTCCCCCGTTGGCAGGAAAAAGAGCTCAGAGGGAACTTATGATCTTCCTCACTGGGATCGTACAGGTATGGCATCACTCTATAGCTGCGTATGTGATTTGTGAGCGTTAAACTGGAAGGACTCATATCACTGTGCTCCTGCTGCAGACTGGTGGAAGAGCATGAAGCAGCTGCTGCCATCCAAGATGATGGAGAGTGAGGATTCAGTTCGGtacagcagcagtgaggtggGCCGACTGACGGGGAGAGGAGCTGTTCCACGACTACACGCTGAGCCTGCAGGTAAATACTGCTCAATAACGTGACCTCTGAAGTCAGCCACCGTTCAGACTACATGCAGCGTGTTCCTGCTTTcatgatgtctgtgtgtggtacTCTGGAGCCATTAAAGTTGATTAAATACCTCTGCTAGAGAGTTTGATTCCAATTTGAtcgtttgcaggattacgcagaAACGAAATAAAATTTCGGAGCGTTCCAGACAAACTGAAGGattcaggatttctttttttttgggtgtTGAACCTGACAGGGTGTTATTAGTGCTTAGCTTATctaacaaaatatttcaaaactgttgtgaaacattttcttctgaaagGACATTGCAGCCATTAGTCAGTTGTTTATACAGATCTGTGTGGAAATGAGGAAATAACTGACAacttgtttgaaatgtttagtCTTTGAGTTAAACATCAGTAAGATTGGTCAGGACATCAGATGATTAAAAGATGCACAGTGAACGTTTCTTGTTTGAAAACTTGTCCTTacgaaacacatttttttcagccatgagtgtgtgcacgtcCTTAAATATCTGCAAagcaacagttttattttactttgttcacatctgttttctgtGACAACTTGTTGTCGTGTTCTTTTGCATTTGTTGACACGtggcttcacttcctgtcaccaTGAGGGGGAAAGCATGAATCTGGCACCTGCATGGACATGCACAGcatttttgatttaataattttttatcCAAAAGCAATACAAGGGACTACTTGGTTATTAATACACTTCAACATGCTGTTTTTTCAGAATACGCCCAGCCGCTGGTGAGTGGAGTTACAACTTTGGGTGCACGTTCCACTTTTAAACCAGATGAGGGTCCTGACCCAGGATATTCTGATCCTGACCTGTACGATGCCCCCATTTCACCGGACGTGTACCACGCATACGCAGAACCCCTGCCAGCTTCGGGATCTGAGTATGCTACACCTATTGTGGTGGATATGGGTTGCCATCCCTCAGGTGGCACATCTTTGACCCAGCCCGCCGCTGTGTGCGGTTTCATGGGTGCCGGGCCCGCCTCCCTTCTCTCCCGGACAGACAGTGGCCAGTCGGGGAGGTCGGCGTATGACACACCAAAGAACGCCACTGGACAGGCCACTGAGGATCTGACCTATCAGGTACCTCAGAGTTGCACTCAGAAGCAGACGGGACAGAGCTGAAGAGTTGGGACGCCTATGGCCTGACTCCGCCCCTCGCTGCCCAGCACAACCTGAGGCCGAACACAGAGGGTTTGTTAATGGACGAGGAGGCGTGAACCTATGAGCCCCGGAGCCTGGGCTCGAGTCTTGAATGAACACTACCTTAGCTTTAGATTCATCCGGAGATGTCTGTATTGCCTAATTGTTCCTGCATGGCCACGATCTGCTTGTGTAGTGCCATTACAGTCCTATCACTGAAACCACAGAGATGAATGTGTTAGTGCCAGGCGGGGGAGTCGGAAACAGAGAACGCTGACTACTATTTGATTAAGACTTTGTCCCTGTTCTGTGATTCTTAGTAGTTCTTGCATTCTGTGAAACTGTGATATCcactattcattttttttactctgttaCAGTTAAATCAGGTTCAAATCTAATGGTTCTCTTTTTGAATGAATTGCAAGTTGTACCCCACGTTAAAGGTCAAATAATTCATCCTCTCTAGACAGACTCTAGTTTTCATGGTACGTTCTTTGTCTTAGTTTAAAAGCATGACTTGAAATTGTGTATAGTTATATTAATTCCATTAATGCAGAATCTGTTAAAACTCTAAAGTGATttactgatatttattttttatttcacatcctGCTGAAGAGGAGAGACTCTTAAATAAACCCACACAACGACCACGACCCACTGATCACAGAAGGAAAAACTGTGGTTCCACTGTCGTAGACTACGATGGAATGTTAGGGACATTAGAAAATTAATTCTGAGATttcgagaataaagttgtaacaTTAAGAGAATATAAGAAACGAAATAGAGAAGAAAGGaaaaccaaaaatgttttaGAAAATAAGCTGCAAGGAGAACTCATACTTATCATGAACCAATCTGGTGAAACTATGAAACAGGCAATTTCCTCCAAGTCTGTGATTCTTTCTTCAGGAGAGACTCAGCTAGCCTGGAAATAAGACTACAATTGGGGCATTTTCTCATAGAATTTCCACTTTACCCTCGAAAACCACTTCTGCTTCAGCCTGCCCCCTATACTCAGTCGTAGTAGACGCTGTACTGACGATTaagtgtgggtttttttccccccagagaTGTACGTTAAC includes:
- the dcbld2 gene encoding discoidin, CUB and LCCL domain-containing protein 2 isoform X2 yields the protein MVGRGPTGARVLVLSLLIILTAETCRAQKGDGCGPSVLGPSSGTLSSLGYPRTYPNNTVCEWEISVPRGHRIHFRFAELDIENKDCQVNYLGLYNGIGPGRTVIGKYCGLGLKVKDLNESTGNQVTVQFMSGTHHTGHGFYLSYSTTEHTDLITCLDKGTDFPEAEFSKYCPAGCLTSTEEISGTIPNGYRESSPLCVAAIHAGVVSNAVGGTISVVSSKGIPHYEGTLANNVTSTGGTLSNSLFTFRTNGCYGTLGLESGGVADTQLLASSVWEWVDGEWAATGARLKRAGLPWGPAHSDQHQWLQVDLKKEKRITGITTTGSTLREYPYHVSAYRVLFSNNVQQWSIYREANSTQDKIFQGNINYLHEVRNNFIPPIEARFVRINPTLWHQRIALKLELVGCQILPGRVKPRTFPTSRHTPPHAGTKRPPDLGQTTHTPDIRNTTMPPHNSQDVALATVLVPVLVIVLSALIVTVVCAWHWRNRKKSSEGTYDLPHWDRTDWWKSMKQLLPSKMMESEDSVRYSSSEVGRLTGRGAVPRLHAEPAEYAQPLVSGVTTLGARSTFKPDEGPDPGYSDPDLYDAPISPDVYHAYAEPLPASGSEYATPIVVDMGCHPSGGTSLTQPAAVCGFMGAGPASLLSRTDSGQSGRSAYDTPKNATGQATEDLTYQVPQSCTQKQTGQS
- the dcbld2 gene encoding discoidin, CUB and LCCL domain-containing protein 2 isoform X1; this translates as MVGRGPTGARVLVLSLLIILTAETCRAQKGDGCGPSVLGPSSGTLSSLGYPRTYPNNTVCEWEISVPRGHRIHFRFAELDIENKDCQVNYLGLYNGIGPGRTVIGKYCGLGLKVKDLNESTGNQVTVQFMSGTHHTGHGFYLSYSTTEHTDLITCLDKGTDFPEAEFSKYCPAGCLTSTEEISGTIPNGYRESSPLCVAAIHAGVVSNAVGGTISVVSSKGIPHYEGTLANNVTSTGGTLSNSLFTFRTNGCYGTLGLESGGVADTQLLASSVWEWVDGEWAATGARLKRAGLPWGPAHSDQHQWLQVDLKKEKRITGITTTGSTLREYPYHVSAYRVLFSNNVQQWSIYREANSTQDKIFQGNINYLHEVRNNFIPPIEARFVRINPTLWHQRIALKLELVGCQILPAGRVKPRTFPTSRHTPPHAGTKRPPDLGQTTHTPDIRNTTMPPHNSQDVALATVLVPVLVIVLSALIVTVVCAWHWRNRKKSSEGTYDLPHWDRTDWWKSMKQLLPSKMMESEDSVRYSSSEVGRLTGRGAVPRLHAEPAEYAQPLVSGVTTLGARSTFKPDEGPDPGYSDPDLYDAPISPDVYHAYAEPLPASGSEYATPIVVDMGCHPSGGTSLTQPAAVCGFMGAGPASLLSRTDSGQSGRSAYDTPKNATGQATEDLTYQVPQSCTQKQTGQS